A single region of the Ptychodera flava strain L36383 chromosome 9, AS_Pfla_20210202, whole genome shotgun sequence genome encodes:
- the LOC139141067 gene encoding von Willebrand factor C and EGF domain-containing protein-like encodes MTAVTLPLGVLLLFLTCVPMFFTPGSPVGISTQDCYSGDKIYSQRSRWKADDGCNTCFCRNGRIICTLNDCAPPKSGCHSRIDGRFRQSGSAYMVNDGCDMCICFNGREFCTERRCDSTDN; translated from the exons ATGACAGCGGTGACATTGCCACTCGGAGTTCTACTTCTTTTTCTAACTTGTGTGCCCATGTTCTTCACGCCG GGCTCGCCAGTCGGCATCTCCACGCAAG ATTGTTACTCTGGGGATAAAATTTACTCTCAAAGGAGCAGATGGAAAGCTGATGACGGATGCAACACTTG CTTCTGTAGAAATGGCCGGATAATATGCACTTTGAATGATTGTG CGCCACCTAAGTCAGGTTGTCACTCGAGAATCGACGGACGCTTCCGACAGTCCGGATCAGCTTATATGGTCAATGATGGCTGTGATATGTG TATTTGTTTCAATGGCAGAGAGTTTTGCACAGAGAGAAGGTGTG ATTCTACAGACAACTGA